The Methanomicrobiales archaeon genome has a segment encoding these proteins:
- a CDS encoding SDR family oxidoreductase, with product MDGRTILVTGSTDGIGRAAARILAERGYHVLIHGRNEAKGRAVRKEIGERTGSERLDLLIADLSVQQQVRRLAAEIRDGYDRLDALVNNAGVYMRERMITPDGLETTFAVNYIAPFLLTHELLPLLRRSAPARIVNVASIAHRSVRSVDWGNLQGEKRYDPYEAYALSKLGVVVFTYGLGRILDGSAVSANCLHPGVIDTKLLRAFSGYHQGAPPEHGAEVEVYLATSPRIDGIHGRYCEERRWAPSSPLSMDAAVRERFWRAGLDHAGLREWTNRIPARP from the coding sequence ATGGACGGGCGCACCATCCTTGTCACGGGCTCCACCGACGGCATCGGGAGAGCGGCGGCGCGGATCCTGGCGGAGAGAGGGTATCACGTCCTCATCCACGGAAGAAACGAGGCGAAGGGCCGGGCCGTCCGGAAGGAGATCGGAGAGCGCACGGGTTCCGAACGGCTCGATCTCCTCATCGCCGATCTCTCGGTTCAGCAGCAGGTCCGCCGCCTGGCAGCGGAGATCCGGGATGGGTACGACCGGCTGGACGCGCTCGTCAACAATGCCGGTGTCTACATGCGAGAGAGGATGATCACGCCCGACGGCCTGGAGACGACCTTTGCCGTGAACTACATCGCCCCGTTCCTGCTCACCCACGAACTCCTCCCCCTCCTCCGGCGGAGCGCTCCCGCCCGCATCGTCAACGTCGCGTCCATCGCGCACCGCAGCGTGCGAAGCGTGGACTGGGGGAACCTGCAGGGGGAGAAGCGGTACGATCCCTACGAGGCCTATGCCCTCTCCAAGCTGGGCGTCGTCGTATTTACCTACGGGCTGGGCCGCATCCTCGACGGCAGCGCGGTCTCCGCCAACTGCCTGCACCCGGGGGTCATCGACACCAAGCTCCTGCGGGCGTTCTCCGGCTACCACCAGGGGGCGCCCCCGGAGCACGGCGCGGAGGTGGAGGTCTACCTGGCGACGTCCCCCAGGATCGACGGCATCCACGGGCGCTACTGCGAGGAACGCCGCTGGGCACCCTCGTCCCCGCTCAGCATGGATGCGGCGGTCCGGGAGCGGTTCTGGAGGGCGGGGCTGGACCATGCCGGGCTGCGGGAGTGGACGAACAGGATCCCCGCCCGCCCGTAG
- a CDS encoding WD40 repeat domain-containing protein codes for MRCHPLFKPILALLLVLCLLLPAAAQDTGALSPEAENGSEDPPLYGAIGTDAGEYIVAEEDCPVEEPWLLENETADGASDDGTASDREIAGEGIDIGSAENRDIILPPSLSPAEVWNASARERITSTSITGDGSHAVAATHRPGTIYYFDSSGAVQWRRPMEVPVFGVAISPDGTHVAAAAEKLYLLYPHGGEIWSEDSGYFVYSVAVSRGGERIAAGYDDGTVRLFDRDGHLLWSYTAGDDVISTAIAADGSYVAAGSEDHHLYFLDGSGGLLWKYRTGDGVQGVALSADGSLVGAGSGDRVAYVLDGRGNLLWKYAAENRIRAVSVSPEGALVAICEGSRLHLFDREGRSLWELDTGSGGRQVSTSSTGATAGPAVTAAALSSHGLRLVVGTGSGDRRVLFYAADAAVEPSVRSVQETGIRAPVEALEASYLQDADDGSVRESAYVSSITRLGPHPHDPVAVRIAVSPHWLAGRPGGAEGIRILERTENGTETMLKTTIVGYDLRNNTIFEAVSGNRSAVYGLASGVTDDGAAPTGEWWSLRSLLGGGESGAPPLPGGYPPILPHLLHRMASA; via the coding sequence ATGCGTTGCCATCCCCTGTTCAAACCCATCCTTGCGCTTCTCCTGGTGCTCTGCCTCCTCCTACCGGCAGCCGCCCAGGACACGGGAGCCCTATCCCCCGAAGCGGAAAACGGGAGCGAGGATCCGCCCCTGTACGGCGCGATAGGTACGGACGCCGGCGAGTACATCGTCGCCGAAGAGGACTGCCCCGTGGAGGAGCCCTGGCTCCTGGAGAACGAGACCGCCGACGGGGCCTCCGATGACGGGACGGCATCGGACAGGGAGATAGCCGGCGAGGGGATCGATATCGGCAGTGCCGAGAACCGGGATATCATCCTCCCGCCGTCCCTGTCTCCCGCGGAGGTCTGGAACGCTTCGGCCCGCGAGCGCATCACGAGCACCTCGATCACCGGGGACGGGTCCCACGCGGTTGCCGCCACCCACCGCCCCGGAACCATCTACTACTTCGACTCTTCCGGAGCGGTGCAGTGGAGGCGGCCGATGGAGGTGCCGGTATTTGGCGTCGCGATCTCCCCCGACGGCACGCACGTCGCCGCCGCGGCGGAGAAGCTTTACCTCCTCTACCCCCACGGCGGCGAGATCTGGAGCGAAGACAGCGGTTACTTCGTCTACAGCGTGGCAGTCTCCCGCGGCGGGGAGCGCATCGCCGCCGGCTACGACGACGGCACCGTCCGACTGTTCGATCGGGACGGTCACCTTCTCTGGTCCTATACCGCCGGGGACGACGTGATCAGCACGGCGATCGCCGCCGACGGCTCGTATGTGGCAGCCGGCTCCGAGGATCACCACCTCTACTTCCTGGACGGATCCGGCGGCCTTCTCTGGAAGTACAGGACCGGCGACGGCGTCCAGGGAGTGGCGCTCTCCGCGGACGGATCCCTGGTGGGTGCGGGTTCCGGCGACCGGGTCGCCTACGTCCTGGACGGCCGCGGGAACCTGCTCTGGAAGTATGCGGCGGAGAACCGCATCCGTGCGGTCTCCGTCTCCCCGGAGGGGGCTCTCGTGGCGATCTGCGAGGGGAGCCGGCTGCACCTGTTCGATCGCGAGGGGCGGAGCCTCTGGGAGCTCGACACGGGTTCGGGCGGGCGGCAGGTCTCGACCTCCTCCACCGGCGCCACCGCCGGTCCCGCGGTGACCGCCGCTGCCCTCTCCTCGCATGGACTCCGCCTCGTCGTCGGCACCGGCAGCGGAGACCGGCGGGTCCTTTTCTACGCGGCCGATGCAGCCGTGGAGCCATCCGTCCGTTCCGTGCAGGAAACGGGCATCCGCGCGCCGGTCGAGGCGCTCGAGGCGTCGTACCTCCAGGATGCTGACGACGGCAGCGTGCGGGAATCGGCCTACGTCTCCAGCATCACCCGCCTCGGCCCGCATCCGCACGATCCGGTTGCGGTGCGGATCGCCGTCTCCCCGCACTGGCTGGCGGGCCGCCCGGGCGGTGCGGAGGGGATCCGGATCCTGGAGAGAACGGAGAACGGCACGGAGACGATGCTGAAGACCACGATCGTCGGCTACGATCTCCGGAACAACACCATCTTCGAGGCCGTCTCCGGCAACCGCTCCGCCGTCTACGGACTCGCCTCCGGCGTGACGGACGACGGCGCGGCGCCGACGGGCGAGTGGTGGAGCCTGCGGTCTCTCCTGGGAGGCGGCGAGAGCGGAGCGCCCCCGCTGCCGGGCGGGTATCCGCC
- a CDS encoding DUF61 family protein, whose protein sequence is MPERPSMTDDAVFLRWMRTELGRINRGIVSERKTLEDLLQEVKPASRTRGGEEHLYRRDVLQRLGEALPKDLHGRLRLPILFYFDTEVSDSAYLTDRTAAQALQELGELSPLRTFRDGRLWVSRAIVYAILQKYPTAVQTVMM, encoded by the coding sequence ATGCCGGAGCGGCCGTCCATGACCGACGATGCCGTCTTCCTCCGCTGGATGCGGACGGAGCTCGGGAGAATCAACAGGGGCATCGTCTCGGAGAGAAAGACTCTGGAGGATCTTCTCCAGGAGGTGAAGCCTGCTTCCCGCACCCGGGGCGGCGAAGAGCATCTCTACCGCAGGGACGTGCTGCAGAGACTGGGGGAAGCCCTCCCGAAGGATCTGCACGGGAGACTGCGGCTGCCCATCCTGTTCTACTTCGATACGGAGGTCTCGGACAGCGCATACCTCACCGACAGAACGGCGGCGCAGGCCCTCCAGGAACTGGGGGAACTCAGTCCGCTCCGCACCTTCCGGGACGGCAGGCTCTGGGTCTCGCGGGCGATCGTCTACGCCATCCTGCAGAAGTATCCGACGGCCGTTCAGACGGTGATGATGTAG
- a CDS encoding matrixin family metalloprotease, with protein sequence MKTKLLILVVLLSALCIVMASASMLVPASDRAREVSQAPEHSPVIGESFAVERVDFIHYVKPPSAAAKPKADTCYKLLGVKWLATPVQYTVNPANTEGLEDGSVFAAISDSAETWDAATSRELFGSYTASSSAYYGTYDRINAISFGPMRDDNVIAVTSIWYSRVGKQIVEFDILFNDYFDWGDGYADSTKMDLQNIATHELGHAVGMGDVYSTTCSAVTMYGYSEEGDTEKRTLEPPDIAGLQSLYGA encoded by the coding sequence ATGAAGACAAAACTTCTGATTCTGGTCGTTCTGCTCTCTGCGCTGTGCATCGTCATGGCCTCTGCCAGCATGCTGGTTCCGGCCAGCGACCGGGCCCGGGAGGTGTCGCAGGCCCCGGAGCACTCGCCTGTCATCGGCGAGAGTTTTGCCGTTGAACGGGTTGATTTTATCCACTATGTGAAACCCCCCTCGGCAGCGGCAAAGCCAAAGGCGGACACATGCTATAAACTGCTGGGAGTCAAATGGCTGGCGACTCCCGTACAGTATACTGTAAATCCTGCGAATACCGAGGGATTGGAAGATGGTTCAGTCTTTGCCGCCATCTCGGATTCTGCGGAAACCTGGGATGCCGCGACTTCCAGAGAGTTATTCGGTTCGTATACCGCGAGCAGTTCAGCGTATTACGGCACGTACGACCGCATCAATGCCATCTCCTTCGGCCCCATGCGCGATGACAACGTCATCGCCGTGACCTCGATATGGTATTCACGCGTTGGAAAACAGATCGTGGAGTTCGATATACTGTTCAACGACTACTTCGACTGGGGAGATGGATATGCGGACTCCACCAAGATGGATCTTCAGAATATCGCGACCCATGAACTGGGGCATGCCGTCGGCATGGGGGATGTCTACTCGACCACCTGTTCGGCCGTGACGATGTATGGATATTCGGAGGAAGGGGATACGGAGAAGAGGACCCTCGAACCGCCCGACATTGCCGGACTGCAGAGCCTGTACGGTGCCTGA